A genomic stretch from Spirochaetota bacterium includes:
- the putP gene encoding sodium/proline symporter PutP has product MISIPTFFTFLIYFSLLLGTGIFFYKRTQNIGDYILGGRGLGKWITAFSAQASDMSGWLLMGLPGAIYFDGIPAVLIAIGLFVGTLFNWKLISQRLRIYSAKTDSLTLSSFFEDRFRDPTGLLRIISAIITLIFFTIYASSGFVAAGKLFESIFHIDYRVAASIGAFIIVLYTFLGGFLAVSWTDFFQGLLMVIAIIIVSAVAYNSVDGFNGIRRAMISEGQSVNIIPGSNFSLLTTISTLAWGLGYFGQPHILARFMSIKSSKELPQSMKIAIIWVFISLTGAVFIGFLSIPMFQGLSGGDQEKVFIYMINCMFNPWIGGIMLAAILSAIMSTIDSQLLVCSSALTEDFYEKIIKKDATQRELVFIGRLCVVVISLIALSLALNPNYTILRLVAYAWGGFGAAFGPLILYALFSKRTTWLSALSGMIIGTITLILWKEIGLGEKLYEIVPGFFANALTIYLINHISPAKDREIIQEFIDVEASLRGRAEDR; this is encoded by the coding sequence ATTATTTCAATTCCGACATTCTTTACATTTTTAATCTATTTTTCCCTTCTCCTTGGAACAGGTATCTTTTTCTATAAAAGAACCCAAAATATTGGCGATTACATACTCGGTGGTCGAGGTCTTGGGAAATGGATTACTGCCTTTTCCGCCCAGGCAAGCGACATGAGTGGTTGGCTTTTGATGGGTCTGCCTGGGGCAATTTATTTCGATGGTATACCAGCAGTTTTAATAGCTATTGGACTCTTTGTCGGAACACTGTTTAATTGGAAACTCATATCACAACGTTTGAGAATTTATTCAGCAAAAACAGATTCACTGACCCTATCATCCTTTTTTGAGGATAGATTTAGGGATCCTACAGGACTCTTGCGCATAATCTCGGCAATAATAACACTAATTTTTTTTACAATTTATGCATCTTCAGGATTTGTGGCTGCCGGAAAGCTATTTGAGTCTATCTTTCATATCGATTATAGGGTCGCAGCATCAATCGGGGCATTTATTATTGTGCTATATACTTTTCTGGGGGGCTTTTTAGCTGTAAGCTGGACAGATTTTTTCCAAGGATTATTGATGGTTATAGCTATTATAATTGTTTCTGCTGTTGCCTACAACTCAGTTGATGGTTTTAATGGCATTAGGAGAGCAATGATATCCGAAGGTCAATCTGTTAATATTATACCAGGTAGTAATTTTTCTCTTCTGACAACAATATCTACTTTAGCATGGGGATTGGGATACTTTGGACAACCGCATATCCTCGCGCGCTTCATGAGCATCAAATCCAGCAAAGAACTTCCTCAATCGATGAAAATTGCGATCATATGGGTGTTTATCTCACTTACAGGAGCCGTTTTTATTGGATTTTTATCGATTCCCATGTTTCAAGGGCTATCGGGTGGGGATCAGGAAAAGGTATTCATATATATGATTAATTGTATGTTTAATCCATGGATAGGTGGAATAATGTTGGCGGCTATACTCTCTGCAATTATGTCTACTATTGATTCACAACTTTTGGTCTGTTCATCAGCATTAACAGAGGATTTCTATGAGAAAATTATCAAAAAGGATGCAACTCAGCGAGAATTGGTATTTATTGGAAGGCTGTGTGTGGTTGTCATCTCTCTAATAGCCCTCTCTTTGGCCCTAAATCCCAATTACACCATCTTAAGACTTGTAGCCTATGCCTGGGGTGGTTTTGGCGCTGCTTTTGGGCCGCTGATTCTATATGCTTTATTTTCGAAAAGAACAACTTGGCTATCCGCTCTATCAGGTATGATCATTGGAACGATAACCCTAATACTCTGGAAAGAGATAGGGCTTGGGGAAAAGCTCTATGAGATAGTGCCTGGTTTTTTTGCCAATGCTCTTACAATATATCTAATTAACCACATATCGCCAGCTAAAGATCGAGAGATAATACAGGAATTCATAGATGTTGAGGCCAGCTTAAGGGGGAGGGCAGAGGATAGGTGA
- a CDS encoding DapH/DapD/GlmU-related protein has product MTDSSNDHKRVRLSFISNNFIRGIIKKSHFRITRRYYRLRYLKCGKYVDFGYRFRFSIKKPYKAVIGDNIFIEEFNVWNAQLGDIIVGSNCLFGLHNIIMGPVTIGDRLNTGPNVSILGPRHAVYGYDLIDDKRTIIGNNVWISTGSIIFPGITIGDNVIIGPGSVVTKDVPKDAFFLGNPARDMSKAFKFDSEQSQQN; this is encoded by the coding sequence ATGACCGATTCAAGTAATGATCATAAGAGAGTAAGACTATCATTTATTTCGAATAATTTCATAAGGGGAATTATTAAGAAAAGTCATTTTAGAATTACTCGTAGATATTATAGGTTACGATATTTGAAGTGTGGCAAATATGTTGATTTTGGATATCGTTTCAGGTTTTCAATTAAAAAACCATATAAGGCAGTTATTGGAGATAATATATTTATTGAGGAGTTCAATGTATGGAATGCGCAACTAGGCGATATTATTGTAGGAAGTAACTGTTTATTTGGACTTCATAATATTATTATGGGCCCTGTGACAATAGGAGATAGGCTTAACACTGGCCCTAATGTAAGCATTTTAGGACCAAGACATGCTGTATATGGATATGATCTAATTGATGACAAAAGAACAATTATTGGAAATAATGTTTGGATAAGCACAGGATCAATAATTTTTCCAGGTATAACTATTGGAGATAATGTTATAATTGGTCCTGGATCCGTTGTTACAAAAGATGTACCAAAGGATGCATTTTTTCTAGGAAATCCTGCTCGTGATATGTCAAAGGCATTCAAATTTGATTCAGAACAATCTCAACAAAATTGA
- a CDS encoding acyltransferase family protein, whose protein sequence is MKNIDRYKHMDLMKALGIIYVVIGHTQPPIRTFIYLFHMALFFFVSGYFYSDKYTSNPIVLIKKRIKTLYFPFLRYELLFLLLHNILYKLNLYDINTGYRVSVTQYTKSNIFEEIFSIATFWNREQLLGVFWFFTVLFLVNIIFCFTRYVILNLFRVKNEYIIFVIILCFFIVGNLLTFHSVYLPRGLNNAFVALLIYYFGFLYKKIEHSIPFNFYLSISCILMLFLNTLYGKVSLGQNTYLSPVFFITNSILGIYFNLHLAKILSSKDMKLLYYIGENTIIIMALHFLCFKLINLLQIYIYNHPIEMIAKFPVLDGSNGWWILYTIVGIFIPVSMKYLSYRIFSSSKK, encoded by the coding sequence ATGAAAAATATTGATCGTTATAAACATATGGATTTAATGAAGGCATTGGGTATCATATATGTCGTGATTGGTCACACTCAGCCTCCAATTAGAACATTTATATATTTATTTCATATGGCTCTGTTTTTTTTTGTATCAGGCTATTTTTACAGTGATAAATATACATCTAATCCAATAGTATTAATTAAAAAGAGAATAAAGACACTATATTTCCCTTTTTTAAGATATGAATTATTATTTTTATTATTACATAATATCTTATATAAATTGAATTTGTATGATATTAATACTGGTTATAGAGTTTCGGTTACTCAATATACTAAATCAAATATATTTGAAGAAATATTTAGCATAGCTACTTTTTGGAACAGAGAACAGCTTTTGGGAGTTTTTTGGTTCTTTACAGTCCTATTTTTAGTTAATATTATTTTTTGTTTTACTAGATATGTTATACTGAATCTTTTTAGAGTAAAGAATGAATATATTATTTTTGTTATAATATTATGTTTTTTTATTGTTGGCAATCTCCTAACATTTCATTCCGTTTATTTACCTAGAGGTTTAAATAACGCATTTGTAGCATTATTGATATATTATTTTGGTTTTCTCTATAAAAAAATTGAGCACTCAATACCATTTAATTTTTATCTTTCTATTAGTTGTATACTTATGTTATTTCTGAATACTCTTTATGGTAAAGTGAGTTTGGGGCAAAATACTTATTTGAGTCCAGTTTTCTTTATTACAAATAGCATACTGGGAATTTATTTCAATCTTCATCTAGCAAAGATATTGAGTTCAAAAGATATGAAATTGTTATATTATATTGGTGAAAATACAATTATCATAATGGCTCTTCATTTTCTTTGCTTTAAATTAATCAATTTATTGCAAATATATATATATAATCATCCTATTGAGATGATAGCTAAATTTCCTGTTTTGGATGGAAGTAATGGATGGTGGATTTTATATACTATTGTTGGGATATTTATTCCAGTATCTATGAAATATTTGAGTTATAGAATATTTAGCTCTTCTAAAAAATGA
- a CDS encoding Coenzyme F420 hydrogenase/dehydrogenase, beta subunit C-terminal domain: protein MGRSNKKNITYVVSSGLCLKCGLCYSICPENAIAIKGGIDKNPIVNNNCVNCSRCVKVCPGLIPLSKNEKETQLGIVRNCYIGYSMDNSIRKSSTSGGIVTSININLLQEANYKGVICIRQKKDNIFENEVILATSIEDILSSKGSRYAPAFVCGGLKDLNIKKGEKYVFVGKPCDIQALTRYETIHRGYNFLKIALFCSRTPPMTATKEVLDSNNVDIQEVRRLQYRGNGWPGWFIAYSSKKDEIKLQKEYLDVWDNILCKIKYYNKRCMLCHDCTGEYADISVGDAWLDEYIGNSIGHSVVITRSSIADDIVRENIDRKNIMLGMVNEETVLNSQKSLLNKKNNLFLKRVIGKLIFERLPEEDIPFNPSTNDVKRIPGLLKYYILHKLIYRKQK from the coding sequence GTGGGAAGATCGAATAAAAAAAATATTACCTACGTAGTATCATCTGGACTTTGCCTTAAATGTGGATTATGCTATAGTATCTGCCCTGAGAATGCAATTGCTATCAAAGGAGGTATCGACAAAAATCCTATTGTAAATAATAATTGTGTAAATTGCTCGAGGTGTGTTAAGGTTTGTCCAGGACTTATACCCTTAAGTAAAAATGAGAAAGAAACTCAGTTAGGGATAGTGAGAAACTGTTATATAGGTTATTCGATGGATAATAGTATTCGAAAATCATCCACTTCTGGAGGTATAGTAACTTCAATTAATATTAATTTACTTCAAGAAGCAAATTATAAAGGCGTAATTTGTATCAGACAAAAAAAAGATAATATTTTTGAAAATGAGGTCATTTTAGCTACTTCAATAGAAGATATACTTTCTTCAAAAGGATCAAGGTATGCGCCTGCTTTTGTATGTGGAGGATTGAAGGACCTTAACATAAAAAAAGGTGAAAAATATGTCTTTGTGGGCAAACCATGTGATATTCAAGCATTGACAAGATATGAGACTATTCATAGGGGATATAATTTTTTAAAAATAGCGCTTTTCTGTTCTCGTACCCCGCCTATGACAGCTACAAAAGAGGTATTGGATTCTAACAACGTTGATATTCAGGAGGTGAGAAGATTACAATATAGAGGTAATGGATGGCCTGGATGGTTTATCGCTTATTCCTCGAAAAAAGATGAAATCAAACTACAGAAGGAGTACCTTGATGTATGGGATAACATACTGTGTAAGATTAAATATTATAATAAAAGATGTATGTTATGTCATGATTGTACTGGTGAGTATGCTGATATATCAGTAGGAGATGCGTGGTTAGATGAATATATAGGCAACAGTATAGGCCATTCAGTTGTGATTACACGTTCTAGTATTGCAGATGATATTGTACGTGAAAATATTGATAGGAAAAATATTATGCTTGGGATGGTTAATGAAGAGACGGTATTGAACTCCCAAAAGAGTCTATTAAACAAAAAGAATAATCTTTTTTTGAAAAGAGTTATAGGTAAACTTATATTTGAAAGACTACCAGAAGAGGATATTCCATTTAATCCATCAACAAACGACGTTAAGAGAATTCCTGGTTTGTTAAAATATTATATACTTCATAAATTAATTTATAGAAAACAAAAATAA
- a CDS encoding O-antigen ligase family protein, with amino-acid sequence MLGKNNSISILSFLEIITVVIICLFFVYLCLNDPKSVVSLGFVIFCIPLAFFSIKKTDNWLVSRDVTDEKKMLTYFMFIYPLLPCLWGINIGGGIPVFRAQRIAALILIFYLYRRGLFRQVYTDFIKANIFTYPIVFIIISFLITSFFSTNMKGTFFYLFYFVFEILILPVVVFTVFKTRKDIELLINIICLSAFILSIIGIYERITEYNFYSVFGAYDVSHAHALEHARRFGSIRIKGPFMHSISFSSYLATTLPLFLYKYYNNSTKLIISSGLVMFALISTQSRGGIIGAILILGIYFTLYDRKNIFYILLLSIPLIVLNYDSIAVFFNQLNPTGSSDQELANSSKARSIQFEILSEYIKQNIIIGYGKVPTPAIMRIPGRYSRSVDNFYLLLTYSFGFFGLLSYVYLMINIIIKPIKILGKKIYKDKLITLLLTGVFAFYIINTVVSLEEFHFIFWIYVGILARLLVNRLKGQNAWC; translated from the coding sequence ATGTTAGGAAAAAATAATTCAATATCAATATTATCATTTTTGGAAATAATAACTGTCGTTATCATCTGTTTATTTTTTGTATATTTATGCCTTAACGATCCTAAGTCGGTTGTATCTTTGGGTTTTGTCATTTTCTGTATTCCTTTAGCATTCTTTTCAATTAAAAAAACAGATAATTGGTTAGTATCAAGAGATGTTACCGATGAGAAAAAAATGTTAACATATTTTATGTTTATCTATCCTCTATTACCATGTCTTTGGGGTATAAATATTGGTGGTGGAATACCCGTTTTCAGAGCTCAAAGAATAGCTGCATTGATATTGATATTTTATCTGTATAGAAGAGGTTTGTTCAGACAGGTATACACAGATTTTATTAAAGCAAATATATTCACTTATCCAATAGTTTTTATTATCATCTCATTTTTAATAACATCTTTCTTTTCCACAAACATGAAGGGAACATTTTTCTATTTATTCTATTTTGTATTTGAGATTTTGATATTACCGGTAGTTGTATTTACAGTATTTAAAACTCGTAAGGATATTGAATTATTGATAAATATAATATGCCTATCTGCCTTTATCCTTAGTATAATTGGTATTTATGAAAGGATTACTGAATATAATTTTTATTCTGTTTTTGGCGCTTATGATGTATCTCATGCTCACGCTCTAGAACATGCACGGAGGTTCGGATCTATTCGAATCAAAGGACCATTTATGCATTCAATTTCATTTAGCTCATATTTAGCTACTACTTTACCTTTATTTCTATATAAGTATTACAATAATTCTACAAAATTGATTATTTCGTCAGGATTAGTGATGTTTGCATTAATATCTACCCAATCAAGAGGAGGTATAATTGGGGCTATACTTATTTTGGGCATATATTTTACCCTATACGACAGGAAAAATATATTCTACATTTTATTATTATCTATTCCATTAATTGTATTAAATTATGATTCTATTGCTGTTTTTTTTAATCAATTAAACCCTACAGGATCTTCAGACCAGGAATTAGCAAATTCTTCAAAAGCAAGAAGTATTCAATTTGAAATACTTTCAGAGTATATCAAACAGAATATAATTATTGGATATGGCAAAGTACCTACTCCAGCAATAATGCGGATTCCAGGTAGGTATAGCAGATCTGTAGATAATTTCTATTTGCTTTTAACCTATAGTTTTGGTTTTTTCGGATTATTATCTTATGTATATTTAATGATCAATATCATTATTAAGCCCATAAAAATATTAGGTAAGAAAATTTACAAAGATAAATTAATAACATTATTACTTACTGGAGTTTTTGCTTTTTATATAATTAATACTGTTGTATCATTAGAAGAGTTTCATTTTATCTTTTGGATATATGTTGGCATATTAGCTAGGCTTTTGGTTAACAGATTAAAGGGCCAGAATGCTTGGTGTTGA
- a CDS encoding nitroreductase family protein produces MAKAEGTSNRFLENYRGAYMPPTQFPEVEFDADKCSHCKRCVDTCPTQGLHWDEEKKIPYMTGYRGLETACIGCNNCEAVCKSGCIRVKGEYRVLFGRYKTPEDKLGDMIPPCPFGDRDLNRDFKEIEKDLTETESVILKRRSIRLFQDKPVPKELIHRIIEAARFAPTAGNCQPFKLIVVTDKKMIEEVDKQCIKITNPLQRLFNGKSLWRRMVVSLLSYIMVNGMDQRPIPAVEKMNQIETLTFGAPVVIHVLKDKRGISNPDLDVGIASQNLVIAAHSLGLGTCYIGFEAPIRFLPSLKKKLGIIHPYEWVTTICVGYPKGEIDHPVARGRIPVDWIEG; encoded by the coding sequence ATGGCAAAAGCAGAAGGAACCTCCAATAGATTTCTCGAAAATTATAGGGGAGCATACATGCCACCAACCCAATTTCCTGAAGTTGAGTTTGATGCTGATAAATGTTCTCATTGTAAAAGATGTGTGGATACCTGTCCAACTCAGGGGCTGCATTGGGATGAGGAGAAAAAAATCCCATATATGACAGGCTATAGGGGTCTTGAAACAGCCTGCATCGGTTGTAATAATTGCGAAGCAGTCTGCAAATCAGGTTGCATCAGGGTAAAAGGGGAATATAGAGTTCTCTTTGGACGATATAAAACCCCAGAAGATAAGCTTGGGGATATGATCCCCCCCTGTCCCTTTGGAGATAGGGATCTGAATAGAGATTTTAAAGAAATAGAAAAGGATCTGACTGAAACAGAGAGTGTAATTCTAAAAAGACGCAGCATTCGGCTCTTTCAGGATAAGCCCGTACCAAAAGAGCTAATTCATAGAATCATAGAGGCAGCTAGATTTGCGCCTACAGCTGGCAACTGTCAGCCCTTTAAGTTAATAGTGGTAACTGACAAAAAAATGATTGAAGAGGTTGATAAGCAATGTATTAAGATTACCAATCCCCTTCAGCGATTATTCAACGGCAAGAGCCTATGGAGAAGAATGGTAGTGTCCCTTCTAAGTTATATCATGGTTAATGGCATGGATCAGAGACCAATTCCTGCAGTGGAAAAGATGAATCAGATTGAAACCCTTACCTTTGGCGCTCCTGTTGTTATTCATGTCTTAAAGGATAAACGTGGTATAAGTAATCCGGATTTAGATGTAGGCATTGCCTCACAGAATTTGGTTATAGCTGCGCATTCCCTGGGTCTAGGGACATGCTACATCGGTTTTGAGGCTCCAATAAGATTTTTACCTAGTTTAAAGAAAAAGTTAGGCATAATCCATCCATATGAATGGGTAACAACTATATGTGTTGGCTACCCAAAGGGAGAGATTGATCACCCTGTTGCTCGTGGCAGGATTCCTGTTGATTGGATTGAGGGATAA
- a CDS encoding polysaccharide pyruvyl transferase family protein — protein sequence MLIKKVVLTGASLSNENKGINALTLGSIIALIENNPGIEIELINQNYIHDKIIKHKINIKGNEIEIIENFIWTSKFILCAFLHMLFPFLPLKLKQFLFIDNLFIFYYFFMKLKRKTLMMNNPTIKKLITADYVISLAEGDSFSDIYGIYVFLRQSLDKVLALIYKRPVIIFPQTIGPFNSFISNRITKKIVKGTKKIYVRENQSKNHLINLFGDLPNMEEANDMAFLMQPDDVKNEEFESFIQIGIPVGINVSGFLYNNPIGMDKIKREDFDYAYITERIIDTLLNIDSKIKIVFISHVGIEDFSVSKILFERYTARGYKDRLFLLDDCYSASQLKFFLSRLEFFTGARMHSCIGAFSTCIPTVPQAYSYKFIGITEKLKLGEYVVNLKNDSLENILEIIKRGFNNRQDIRKHLIKIIPEIKKESLKCGKIE from the coding sequence ATGTTAATAAAGAAAGTGGTTTTAACAGGAGCATCGTTATCAAACGAGAATAAGGGTATAAATGCATTAACCTTAGGTTCAATAATTGCCTTAATCGAGAATAATCCTGGAATAGAGATAGAATTGATAAATCAGAATTATATACATGATAAAATTATTAAACATAAGATAAATATTAAAGGAAATGAAATTGAAATTATTGAAAATTTTATATGGACATCTAAATTTATCTTATGCGCTTTTTTACATATGTTATTCCCTTTTCTTCCATTAAAACTTAAACAGTTTTTGTTTATAGATAACCTGTTTATCTTTTATTATTTTTTTATGAAATTAAAGAGAAAAACTCTTATGATGAACAATCCAACAATTAAAAAATTAATTACTGCTGATTATGTCATCAGCTTAGCTGAGGGTGATAGCTTTAGCGATATTTATGGAATATATGTATTTCTAAGGCAGTCATTGGATAAAGTATTGGCATTAATTTATAAACGCCCTGTTATCATATTCCCACAAACTATTGGTCCTTTTAATTCTTTTATCTCAAATCGAATAACTAAAAAAATAGTCAAGGGAACAAAAAAGATTTATGTAAGAGAAAATCAATCGAAAAATCACTTAATTAATTTGTTTGGCGATCTTCCTAATATGGAGGAAGCAAATGATATGGCATTTTTAATGCAACCTGATGATGTGAAAAACGAAGAGTTTGAATCATTTATTCAAATAGGGATACCTGTTGGTATAAATGTGAGTGGTTTTTTATATAATAATCCAATAGGCATGGATAAAATTAAAAGAGAGGATTTTGATTATGCCTATATTACTGAAAGAATAATTGATACATTATTAAATATTGATTCTAAAATAAAAATTGTGTTTATTTCTCATGTCGGAATTGAAGATTTTTCCGTTTCTAAAATATTATTTGAAAGGTATACTGCTCGTGGATATAAAGATCGTTTGTTTCTATTGGATGATTGCTATAGTGCTTCACAGTTGAAATTTTTTTTAAGCCGTTTAGAATTTTTTACTGGAGCGAGAATGCATTCATGTATCGGCGCTTTTTCAACATGTATTCCAACTGTGCCTCAGGCATATAGTTATAAATTTATTGGCATTACAGAGAAATTGAAATTAGGTGAATATGTAGTTAATCTTAAGAATGATTCTTTGGAGAATATTCTTGAGATAATAAAAAGGGGATTTAATAACAGACAAGATATAAGAAAACATTTAATTAAAATTATTCCTGAAATCAAAAAGGAGTCACTTAAGTGTGGGAAGATCGAATAA
- a CDS encoding oligosaccharide flippase family protein: MSSVAVIQLCNNVYLGRELTKEEFGLYSFVFLNVAHLLAIFLIFGQGASVVRYFSSKTIEDYQWKKYLFKFLLLIIFPLIITSFTVKIIYHLDWFWFYMIAGGSFLLCNTNLTGAFFRARGWFNQAIIIERANPIVFFILLLFFFLFGKMNLDIASYLKLFSFLSVMPFIFYILANWNEGQIQVETKIYSDGISLWELSLTVIVLYHIDAFFIAKLLGYKELALFSVMIAIMRIYEFASVSLFSVYSQKFSKNRDINIKLFFKFLLIIVLFIGIFYLLFTNIILEILFKGKYYASFILIVLFTIYGSINLLYVLPSCYLVGHSDKKEMRQMLLGNIISIVIRIIIIYVLYDYGLFGFLLAGIISMGTRTGVGYYIIFNNRSNA; this comes from the coding sequence ATGTCTTCTGTAGCAGTAATACAATTATGTAATAATGTGTATTTGGGAAGAGAATTAACAAAAGAAGAGTTTGGTTTATACAGTTTTGTATTTCTCAACGTAGCGCATTTATTGGCGATTTTTCTCATTTTTGGACAGGGCGCGTCAGTTGTCAGATATTTTTCTTCAAAGACTATTGAGGATTATCAATGGAAGAAATATTTATTTAAATTTCTTTTATTAATTATCTTTCCACTTATAATTACGTCATTTACTGTTAAAATTATTTATCATTTAGATTGGTTTTGGTTCTATATGATTGCTGGAGGTTCATTTCTATTATGTAATACCAATTTGACAGGAGCATTTTTCCGTGCACGTGGATGGTTTAATCAAGCTATTATTATTGAACGAGCCAATCCGATTGTTTTTTTTATTTTGTTATTATTCTTCTTCCTTTTTGGGAAGATGAATCTGGATATTGCATCATATTTAAAGCTTTTCTCTTTTTTATCAGTTATGCCCTTTATATTTTATATTTTAGCTAATTGGAATGAGGGACAAATTCAAGTAGAAACAAAGATATATTCAGATGGAATCTCTCTTTGGGAATTAAGTTTAACCGTTATAGTACTTTATCATATTGACGCTTTCTTTATAGCAAAATTATTGGGTTATAAGGAGCTGGCGTTATTTAGCGTCATGATTGCAATTATGCGAATATATGAATTTGCCAGTGTATCATTGTTTAGCGTATATTCTCAAAAATTTTCAAAAAACAGGGATATTAATATAAAGCTTTTTTTTAAATTTTTATTAATAATAGTATTATTCATAGGAATATTTTATTTATTATTTACTAATATAATTCTTGAGATACTATTTAAAGGAAAATATTATGCATCATTCATTCTGATTGTATTGTTTACAATCTATGGTTCAATCAATCTTTTATATGTGCTTCCATCCTGTTATCTTGTTGGGCATAGCGATAAGAAAGAGATGAGGCAGATGCTTTTGGGAAATATAATTAGCATAGTTATTAGAATAATAATCATTTATGTTTTATATGATTATGGTTTGTTCGGATTTTTGTTAGCTGGTATTATTTCTATGGGAACACGAACCGGAGTGGGATATTATATCATCTTTAATAATAGAAGTAATGCATAA